Proteins encoded within one genomic window of Prochlorococcus marinus str. MIT 9515:
- a CDS encoding HAD family hydrolase — protein MTLKLINDQKFKRLPKAIIFDTDNTLYSYAPANELALKSVFTKAEILLDINRNLFEEKFKEARIEIKKRISNQASSHSRLLYIQRTIELLGFKTQLLLTLDLEQTYWRTFLQSCNLFPNVRELLDKLNNLNIQTAIITDLNSQIQFRKIIFFGLEQYFDYVVTSEEAGSDKPSKAPFELALKKLDLLPNECWMIGDNLNADIIGGKNCGLTTLYKYESKDESKIYKIIPDASFNDYSKILNLIKKMKV, from the coding sequence ATGACTTTAAAATTAATTAATGATCAAAAGTTTAAGAGACTTCCAAAAGCAATTATATTTGATACGGATAATACTTTATATTCGTACGCACCAGCTAATGAATTAGCTTTAAAATCTGTTTTCACAAAAGCAGAAATATTATTAGATATAAATAGAAATTTATTTGAAGAGAAATTCAAAGAAGCTAGAATTGAAATAAAAAAAAGAATATCTAATCAAGCTAGTTCTCATAGTAGATTACTTTATATTCAGAGAACAATAGAACTTCTAGGATTTAAAACCCAGCTTTTATTAACACTTGACTTGGAGCAAACATACTGGAGAACATTCTTACAATCTTGCAATTTATTTCCTAACGTTAGAGAATTACTTGATAAACTAAATAATTTGAATATACAAACTGCTATAATCACCGACCTTAATTCGCAAATTCAGTTTAGGAAAATAATATTTTTTGGGCTAGAACAATATTTTGATTATGTTGTAACTTCAGAAGAAGCGGGTTCTGATAAACCAAGCAAAGCTCCCTTTGAACTAGCTCTAAAGAAATTGGATTTACTTCCTAATGAATGCTGGATGATCGGAGATAATCTAAATGCAGATATTATAGGTGGCAAAAATTGTGGTTTAACAACTTTATATAAATACGAATCTAAAGATGAAAGTAAAATTTATAAAATTATTCCTGATGCAAGTTTTAATGACTATAGTAAAATTTTAAATCTAATAAAAAAGATGAAAGTTTAA
- a CDS encoding class I SAM-dependent methyltransferase gives METICPICKKNNLVKVVSNCKENIRLTEKSYSYVKCLNCKIISLFPTPDISTISNHYQFLNKEKEKNISNKKTLALLFKIKDYYQNTKNIKNILRNILKFGEEDFPYLNRLRGKKILDLGAGNGFFSLAAKEKGFNVISIEQNKSSINFAKSIGIKMIASDISSKISMEYASVVDNVILNHVFEHILEPFNFLSILRNNISNHTKVVLFIPNANSIWRYIFKEKWYGWDPPIHVHLYNKKSLELIISNSGFKVEYLSTINRIDSLYAALIHSGKNPRNLKLILRFVSFIIQPILKIFNLAPELLCIISKK, from the coding sequence ATGGAAACTATTTGTCCCATCTGCAAAAAAAATAATTTGGTAAAAGTAGTATCTAATTGTAAAGAAAACATCCGTCTAACTGAAAAATCTTATTCATATGTAAAATGCCTGAATTGTAAAATTATAAGTCTATTTCCAACTCCTGATATCTCAACTATTTCAAACCATTATCAATTTTTAAATAAAGAAAAAGAGAAAAATATTTCAAATAAAAAAACATTAGCCCTTCTTTTTAAGATTAAAGATTATTATCAGAATACAAAAAATATAAAAAATATCCTAAGAAATATTTTGAAATTTGGGGAAGAAGACTTTCCATATTTAAATCGGCTGAGAGGAAAAAAAATTCTTGATCTAGGAGCTGGCAATGGTTTTTTTTCATTAGCAGCAAAAGAAAAAGGTTTTAATGTGATTTCTATAGAACAAAATAAAAGCTCAATTAATTTTGCTAAAAGTATTGGTATAAAAATGATCGCAAGTGATATAAGCTCAAAAATATCTATGGAATACGCTTCAGTTGTTGATAATGTTATATTGAATCACGTTTTTGAGCATATTCTTGAGCCCTTTAATTTCTTATCTATTTTAAGGAATAACATATCAAATCATACTAAAGTTGTTTTGTTTATTCCTAATGCAAATTCTATTTGGAGGTATATTTTTAAGGAAAAATGGTATGGTTGGGACCCACCTATTCATGTGCACTTATATAATAAGAAATCTTTAGAATTAATTATAAGTAATTCAGGTTTTAAAGTTGAATATTTATCTACAATAAATCGTATTGATTCACTTTATGCTGCTTTAATACATTCAGGCAAAAATCCAAGAAATCTAAAATTGATTTTGAGATTTGTTAGCTTTATAATTCAACCAATATTAAAAATATTTAATTTAGCACCTGAATTATTATGTATTATTTCTAAAAAATAG
- a CDS encoding phosphatidylinositol-specific phospholipase C/glycerophosphodiester phosphodiesterase family protein, whose protein sequence is MEIIAHRINTINQLKDLNNNFGVEVDIRSNEKNLIIGHDPFSNYINLKDWLSFYNHGTLILNVKENGLEEELIKIMKSFRKENFFILDQSFPYIIKTIENGEKRCAIRLSEYESINTVLSLKDKLNWVWIDFFTKFPVNFEIYKILKEHNFKLCFVSPELQGHQHSKCLDLKNYIQFNQMYFDAVCTKKVKFWEE, encoded by the coding sequence TTGGAAATAATTGCCCATAGAATAAATACTATTAATCAACTAAAAGATTTAAATAATAATTTTGGAGTTGAGGTTGATATCAGATCTAATGAGAAAAATTTAATAATTGGACATGATCCTTTTTCAAATTACATTAACTTAAAAGACTGGTTATCATTTTATAATCATGGGACTTTAATATTAAATGTAAAAGAAAATGGGTTAGAGGAGGAATTGATTAAAATAATGAAGTCTTTTAGAAAAGAGAATTTTTTCATTCTTGATCAATCGTTCCCGTATATTATAAAAACAATAGAAAATGGTGAAAAAAGATGTGCCATAAGGTTATCAGAATACGAATCTATAAATACTGTTTTATCTTTAAAAGACAAATTAAATTGGGTTTGGATTGACTTCTTTACAAAATTCCCTGTAAATTTTGAAATTTATAAAATCCTAAAAGAACACAATTTTAAATTATGTTTTGTCTCTCCAGAATTGCAAGGACATCAACATTCAAAATGTTTGGATTTAAAAAATTATATCCAATTTAATCAAATGTACTTTGATGCTGTTTGTACTAAGAAAGTTAAATTTTGGGAAGAATGA
- the rfbC gene encoding dTDP-4-dehydrorhamnose 3,5-epimerase codes for MKISETPIAGAYILENDVYRDNRGSFTCFYIEDDFKKNNLNTKWTQINSSLSFDERTLRGIHFQYPPYSQIKLVRVIQGSIFDVIVDLRPKSKTFGKHFFYFLNEKNNKMLYIANGFGHGFMTMENNTKIIYNVSAPYKPEYEETIIWNDKLLNIQWPNSPLKLSAKDLNGKTFNEIKLEILNRV; via the coding sequence TTGAAGATCTCAGAAACACCCATAGCTGGAGCATATATTCTGGAAAACGATGTTTATAGAGATAATAGAGGTTCTTTTACTTGTTTTTATATTGAGGATGATTTTAAAAAAAATAATTTGAATACTAAATGGACACAAATAAATAGCTCACTAAGTTTTGATGAAAGAACATTAAGAGGTATACATTTTCAGTATCCCCCCTATTCCCAAATAAAACTAGTTAGGGTAATCCAAGGATCTATTTTTGATGTAATCGTAGATTTAAGGCCGAAATCAAAAACTTTTGGTAAACACTTCTTTTATTTTTTAAATGAAAAAAATAATAAGATGCTTTATATTGCGAATGGTTTTGGACATGGATTCATGACAATGGAAAATAATACAAAGATTATCTACAACGTATCTGCACCCTATAAACCAGAGTATGAAGAAACAATAATATGGAATGATAAATTATTAAATATTCAATGGCCAAATTCTCCATTAAAATTATCTGCCAAAGACTTGAATGGTAAAACATTTAATGAAATCAAACTAGAGATTTTAAATAGAGTATGA
- a CDS encoding class I SAM-dependent methyltransferase: MKIISTCPLCFCENATQIWEASCSEQASHFLSPIVNRNKYETLKDHIEYLQKSSFVSVNKCSECNFIYSFPNFSGDKKFYDLIFSDTNKYPQNRWEFKESIEIIKNSKFINPKILEIGSGDGAFIRKLVKKGITTKNSITAIEYSIFGKSKIQDFGIECLSVDIKDNKKQLPHKEYDFICLFQVLEHLDDIHKLVERLKNLLSKNGELLIAVPNEKIIEFNESNGALLDMPPNHIGRWSKNTFIKYCDLNYMSLVDHKVEPFSMKKFLMMFFSYRFLRKAQKQSSIAAYIKYKTNKKITPFFTIIFIITDFFFSPKILLKIIFSAAKLGGETQLARISKVCNYQKINWGKSSNK, encoded by the coding sequence ATGAAAATTATTTCTACTTGTCCATTATGCTTTTGCGAAAATGCAACTCAAATATGGGAAGCTTCCTGTTCAGAACAGGCTTCTCATTTCTTAAGTCCAATAGTTAATAGAAATAAATATGAAACTCTGAAAGATCACATAGAATATTTACAGAAATCATCTTTTGTATCTGTAAATAAATGTTCAGAGTGTAATTTCATATATAGTTTTCCAAATTTTTCAGGTGATAAAAAGTTTTATGATCTTATTTTTTCAGATACTAATAAATATCCTCAGAATAGATGGGAATTTAAAGAGAGTATTGAGATTATTAAAAATTCAAAATTTATAAACCCAAAGATTCTTGAAATAGGTTCAGGAGATGGAGCATTTATCAGGAAATTGGTAAAAAAAGGAATAACAACAAAAAATTCTATTACTGCAATAGAGTATTCTATATTTGGCAAATCAAAAATCCAGGATTTTGGTATTGAATGCCTATCAGTAGATATTAAAGACAATAAAAAGCAACTTCCTCATAAAGAATATGATTTCATATGTCTTTTTCAAGTACTTGAACACTTAGATGATATCCATAAATTAGTAGAAAGATTAAAAAATTTGTTAAGTAAAAATGGAGAACTTTTAATAGCTGTTCCTAATGAAAAAATAATTGAATTTAACGAATCAAATGGTGCCTTACTAGATATGCCTCCAAATCATATTGGAAGATGGTCTAAGAATACTTTTATTAAATATTGCGATCTTAACTATATGTCTCTTGTAGATCATAAAGTTGAGCCTTTTTCCATGAAAAAGTTTCTTATGATGTTTTTTTCTTATCGATTTTTGAGAAAAGCACAAAAGCAGTCTTCAATTGCGGCATATATAAAATATAAAACAAATAAAAAGATCACCCCATTTTTTACAATTATTTTCATTATTACAGACTTCTTCTTTTCGCCAAAAATTTTATTAAAAATAATTTTCTCTGCTGCTAAATTAGGAGGAGAGACACAACTAGCACGTATATCTAAAGTTTGCAATTATCAAAAAATAAACTGGGGCAAATCTTCAAACAAATAA
- a CDS encoding NTP transferase domain-containing protein codes for MKIQLVIPMSGIGKRFKDAGYTTPKPLIKIRGKEIINHVVNMFGEIERVIFICNEEHLHDKKLNLSKILSNLHPKTTVVSIKPHKKGPIHAVLEAESILESLKPTIVNYCDFNSFFNFPNFINHLKKDQPDGCVFTYTGFHPHMLKNTNYAYVKKYKNSVVDIQEKKPFTENPMNEEVSSGTYYFKSAKLMLKYFKKAILLDLKVNGEFYVSMAYKPMIKDGLKIKTFLINYFMQWGTPSDLEDFKWYSNVFKNIIKKKNNHKNIYEGCLLMPMAGEGSRFREKGYKIPKPFIKISGSEMYIKAIKDLPRMENIKIVTTEKLIKNKKPFFNIKDKKLNISIKSLKTKPEGQACTSLKAFEDNSINLEKPLIISACDMGIIFDEKKYQKLIALQDIDILVWGCKGYPGAQQKPNMYSWIYKNKNENYISNISVKKNLFNPREDYVLIGTFTFKKAKYFVQSAELSIACGEKVNGEYYVDNVINKSIEIGLKVAIFEVDYFICWGTPNELETYNYWESCFKKWTDHPYMKR; via the coding sequence ATGAAAATACAGCTAGTTATTCCAATGTCCGGTATTGGTAAAAGATTTAAAGATGCAGGTTATACTACCCCAAAACCACTTATAAAAATAAGAGGCAAAGAGATAATAAATCATGTAGTTAATATGTTTGGGGAAATAGAAAGAGTTATTTTCATTTGTAATGAAGAGCATCTTCATGATAAGAAATTAAACCTAAGCAAAATATTAAGTAATCTACATCCAAAAACAACTGTTGTTTCTATTAAGCCGCATAAGAAAGGTCCAATTCATGCTGTTTTAGAAGCCGAATCAATTTTGGAATCCTTGAAACCTACAATAGTTAATTATTGTGATTTCAATTCTTTTTTTAATTTTCCAAATTTTATAAATCATTTAAAAAAAGATCAGCCAGATGGATGTGTTTTTACCTACACAGGTTTTCATCCACATATGTTAAAGAACACAAATTATGCTTATGTGAAAAAATACAAGAATTCCGTTGTTGATATTCAAGAGAAAAAGCCTTTTACTGAAAACCCAATGAATGAAGAAGTCTCAAGCGGGACTTATTACTTTAAATCAGCTAAATTGATGCTTAAATATTTTAAAAAAGCGATTTTATTAGATCTTAAAGTAAATGGAGAGTTTTATGTTTCTATGGCATATAAACCCATGATTAAAGATGGTCTAAAAATAAAAACTTTTCTAATTAATTATTTTATGCAATGGGGAACTCCTTCAGATTTGGAAGATTTCAAATGGTATTCAAATGTTTTCAAAAATATAATTAAAAAAAAGAATAATCATAAAAATATATATGAAGGATGTTTATTAATGCCAATGGCTGGAGAAGGTTCTAGATTTAGAGAAAAAGGATATAAAATCCCTAAACCATTTATTAAAATTTCAGGTTCTGAAATGTATATAAAAGCAATTAAAGATTTACCAAGAATGGAAAATATAAAAATAGTTACAACAGAAAAATTAATTAAAAATAAAAAGCCTTTTTTTAATATTAAAGATAAAAAATTAAATATAAGTATAAAATCTTTAAAAACAAAACCTGAAGGTCAAGCTTGTACTTCTCTAAAAGCTTTTGAAGATAATAGTATCAATTTAGAAAAGCCTTTAATAATAAGTGCTTGTGATATGGGAATTATTTTTGATGAAAAAAAATATCAAAAACTTATCGCCTTACAAGATATAGATATTTTAGTATGGGGATGTAAAGGTTACCCAGGTGCACAACAAAAACCTAATATGTATAGCTGGATATATAAAAATAAAAATGAAAATTATATTTCTAATATTTCAGTAAAGAAAAACCTTTTCAATCCAAGAGAAGATTATGTTTTGATTGGTACATTTACATTTAAGAAAGCGAAGTATTTTGTGCAGTCGGCAGAACTTAGTATTGCTTGTGGAGAAAAAGTAAATGGTGAATATTATGTAGATAATGTAATTAATAAATCTATAGAAATAGGATTAAAAGTAGCAATATTTGAAGTTGATTACTTCATATGTTGGGGGACCCCTAATGAATTAGAAACTTACAATTATTGGGAATCATGTTTTAAAAAATGGACAGATCATCCTTATATGAAAAGATAA
- a CDS encoding glycosyltransferase family 2 protein, with translation MKYSIVIPCFNEEGTIELILERTKNIFIKNKIELILVNNGSTDNTEDIISKIIGNYPHAKYINLEKNLGYGGGILKGLSHCKGEIIGWTHADLQTDPLDCIKAFKEYEKTSKIQNTFIKGNRKNRPISDKFFTFGMSLFETLLLGKLIYDINAQPTIFPKKFFNSWINPPTDFSLDLYSYYLAKKYNYKVKRISVDFLKRISGQSKWNINFISRIRFILRTIKYSFKLKINKVL, from the coding sequence ATGAAATATTCCATTGTAATACCTTGCTTTAATGAAGAAGGAACAATTGAACTAATACTTGAAAGAACAAAAAATATTTTTATAAAAAATAAAATTGAATTAATTCTTGTCAATAATGGTTCAACAGATAATACAGAAGATATAATATCCAAAATAATAGGAAATTATCCTCATGCAAAATATATTAATTTAGAAAAAAACCTTGGATACGGAGGCGGTATTTTAAAAGGATTAAGCCATTGTAAAGGTGAAATAATTGGTTGGACACATGCTGATCTTCAAACAGATCCACTTGATTGTATAAAAGCATTTAAAGAATATGAAAAAACATCAAAGATACAAAATACTTTTATTAAAGGTAATAGAAAAAATAGACCTATTAGTGACAAATTTTTTACTTTTGGAATGAGTTTATTTGAAACATTATTACTCGGAAAGTTAATTTATGATATAAATGCACAACCAACAATTTTCCCAAAAAAATTTTTTAATTCATGGATTAATCCACCTACAGACTTTTCTTTAGATTTATATTCATATTACTTAGCAAAAAAATATAATTATAAGGTAAAGAGAATAAGTGTTGATTTTCTTAAAAGGATATCAGGTCAATCAAAATGGAATATAAATTTTATTTCAAGGATTAGATTCATATTGCGGACTATTAAATATAGCTTTAAATTAAAGATAAATAAGGTGCTTTAA
- a CDS encoding NAD-dependent epimerase/dehydratase family protein — protein MNTAIVSGATGFIGSTLVNYLLNNKYKVIALGRKSFSDIKLSRLKPHENLIYIKIDMENISNLKNILDKNHKKFITKNSFFYHFAWGGDHSLSDLKVKSQLKNVIWTNEALNISEEIGIKKFIFVGTMEEEFTKKYLDLNYKEDSFYNRHVIYALAKLAARKTLKASFNKKNIKIIFATNSHVMGPKDDRDSFLQTTLKKVLLNEDLILAPCDQYFDVISSLDCARAYRLIGERGRSFENYWIGSGKPRILKEYVKIIAQMYSYKKSLNFSGLSINEIPLNKNDFSIENLKKDTGFNPSMTFEETVKLLQETTFAKL, from the coding sequence ATGAATACTGCCATTGTTTCAGGAGCTACTGGTTTTATTGGCTCAACCTTAGTAAATTATTTACTAAATAATAAATATAAAGTAATAGCATTAGGAAGGAAATCATTTTCAGATATAAAGTTATCTCGTTTAAAACCTCATGAAAATTTAATTTATATAAAAATTGATATGGAAAATATATCAAATTTAAAAAATATCCTTGATAAAAATCATAAAAAATTCATTACGAAAAACTCATTTTTCTACCATTTTGCTTGGGGAGGTGATCACAGCTTATCGGATCTGAAAGTAAAGTCACAGCTAAAAAATGTAATTTGGACTAATGAAGCATTAAATATTTCTGAAGAAATTGGAATTAAAAAATTTATATTTGTTGGCACTATGGAGGAGGAATTTACAAAAAAATATCTTGATCTAAATTATAAAGAAGATAGTTTTTATAACAGACATGTTATTTATGCGCTTGCTAAATTAGCAGCAAGAAAAACTTTAAAAGCTAGTTTCAACAAAAAAAATATTAAAATTATTTTCGCAACTAATTCCCATGTAATGGGTCCGAAAGACGATAGAGATTCTTTTTTGCAAACCACATTGAAAAAAGTTCTTCTTAACGAAGATTTAATTTTAGCTCCGTGTGACCAATATTTTGACGTGATTTCCTCATTAGATTGTGCAAGAGCTTATAGATTAATTGGCGAAAGAGGAAGAAGCTTTGAAAATTATTGGATAGGCTCTGGAAAGCCAAGAATATTAAAAGAATATGTAAAGATTATTGCGCAAATGTATTCATATAAAAAAAGTTTAAATTTTTCTGGATTAAGTATTAATGAAATTCCTCTTAATAAAAATGATTTTTCTATAGAAAATCTTAAAAAAGATACTGGCTTTAATCCATCAATGACCTTTGAAGAGACGGTTAAACTTCTTCAAGAAACAACCTTTGCTAAATTATAA
- the rfbA gene encoding glucose-1-phosphate thymidylyltransferase RfbA, giving the protein MINLEMKKRKGIILAGGLGTRLSPISLAISKQLMPVYDKPMIYYPLTTLMLADINDILLISSPDHLNSFKRLLGDGKSLGINIEYASQEKPQGIAQALIIGEKFLNGSPSVLILGDNLFHGNELLPKLESANLKKDGATIFAYPVSDPERYGVVYFNKSGKACSIEEKPSNPKSRFAITGIYFYDDTVISKAKKIKPSLRGELEISSINKLFLQESNLNVEIMGRGMAWLDTGTFDSLNEASNYIRALEKRQGLKIGSPEEVAWRKGWIKDSQLKELGNALKSSSYGKYLLELLKN; this is encoded by the coding sequence ATGATTAATTTAGAAATGAAAAAAAGAAAAGGGATAATTCTTGCTGGAGGTTTAGGTACCAGATTAAGTCCAATATCTTTAGCTATAAGTAAGCAACTCATGCCGGTATACGATAAGCCTATGATTTATTATCCATTAACCACACTTATGCTGGCTGATATAAATGATATTTTATTAATCTCATCTCCTGATCATTTAAATTCATTTAAGAGATTGTTAGGAGATGGAAAATCTCTTGGCATTAATATTGAATATGCTTCTCAGGAAAAACCACAGGGAATTGCTCAAGCTTTAATTATTGGGGAAAAGTTTCTAAATGGATCCCCATCAGTTTTAATACTTGGTGATAATTTATTCCATGGGAATGAACTTCTACCTAAACTAGAATCTGCAAATCTCAAAAAAGATGGAGCAACAATATTCGCATACCCTGTAAGTGACCCGGAAAGATATGGAGTTGTTTATTTCAATAAATCAGGCAAGGCCTGTTCTATTGAAGAAAAACCTTCAAATCCAAAAAGTAGATTTGCAATAACAGGAATTTATTTCTATGATGATACCGTCATCTCTAAAGCAAAAAAGATAAAACCATCTCTTAGAGGAGAATTAGAGATATCTTCAATTAACAAGTTGTTTCTGCAAGAATCAAATTTAAATGTTGAAATAATGGGTAGAGGTATGGCATGGCTAGATACTGGAACTTTTGATTCTTTAAATGAAGCGAGTAACTATATTAGGGCTTTGGAAAAAAGACAGGGTTTAAAAATCGGATCCCCAGAAGAAGTAGCCTGGCGTAAAGGTTGGATAAAAGATTCTCAACTTAAAGAACTTGGAAATGCTCTTAAGTCAAGTTCTTATGGTAAGTATCTTTTAGAACTATTAAAAAATTAG
- a CDS encoding FkbM family methyltransferase, translated as MFFWRKLFPYLQKSIPRNRNNQLLKILDKVSTTYHSLYENLNYDCEYNGELFLLNKLNQSNNLNCIFDVGANIGNYSLLAREINKQCLIFAFEPVPKTYIDLKENVLNKDIKTFNIGLGSDTREEMMLVSKDSKLSTLLLENSNLSTKDNPQYVSVKIISGDEFLKNNYELNQISLLKIDTEGYESEVLKGFRRIMPKVNIVQFEYGKANLFSKYFLKDYFNDYSDDYYIGKLYPNGVEFFEKYKWDLDDLIGPNYIMVKRSRKDLYALLSIKV; from the coding sequence ATGTTTTTTTGGAGAAAATTATTCCCATATTTGCAAAAGTCAATCCCAAGGAATAGAAATAACCAATTACTTAAGATTTTGGATAAAGTTTCAACAACTTATCACTCCTTATATGAAAATCTTAATTATGATTGTGAATATAATGGAGAGTTATTTTTATTAAATAAATTAAATCAGAGTAATAATCTTAATTGTATATTTGATGTAGGAGCTAATATTGGAAACTATTCTTTGTTAGCAAGAGAGATAAATAAACAATGTTTGATTTTTGCATTTGAACCAGTCCCAAAGACATATATTGATCTAAAAGAAAACGTTTTAAATAAAGACATTAAAACTTTTAATATCGGACTTGGAAGTGATACTAGGGAAGAAATGATGCTGGTTTCAAAAGATAGTAAACTTTCTACATTACTATTAGAAAATAGTAATTTATCAACTAAAGATAATCCTCAATATGTCTCTGTCAAAATAATAAGTGGTGATGAATTTTTAAAAAATAATTATGAACTTAATCAAATTTCATTATTAAAAATAGACACAGAGGGCTATGAATCGGAAGTATTAAAAGGTTTTAGGAGAATAATGCCAAAAGTTAATATCGTCCAATTTGAGTATGGCAAAGCAAATTTATTCTCTAAATATTTTCTTAAAGATTATTTTAATGATTACTCTGATGACTACTATATTGGAAAGCTTTATCCTAATGGAGTTGAATTCTTTGAAAAATACAAATGGGATTTAGATGATTTAATAGGTCCTAATTATATTATGGTCAAAAGGTCTCGTAAAGATTTATATGCTTTACTTTCGATTAAAGTTTAA
- a CDS encoding NAD-dependent epimerase/dehydratase family protein, whose protein sequence is MKNLVFILGSNGYVGSALVKKFISKDNFVIGLGRSETSRQYKEKYIKDSNFHYFSLKDKNILSIKSQIKDYVSEFNMNSIFINSAWHGDKSLSDGNLSEQIANIYLSNDAIKLATEIRCDKFLYIGSVFENYIDKFTNSNWYEHKYNFKDQLNYSLAKNICRDFNRLVSYLQKIEYIHCSFSVFIDQDLSGKGYIPSTLKKISKGLEYSEPENKELFDITLLDEGCEAIYLLSQKAKINKNYYIGTSFPKTLKDIFITFEEAKLKKHKSHEILYESPYNDLFCINNLEKDIGYKPTKTFNKFSFEFFNK, encoded by the coding sequence ATGAAAAATTTAGTATTTATACTCGGGAGTAATGGCTATGTAGGTAGTGCGCTAGTTAAAAAATTCATAAGTAAAGATAACTTTGTGATTGGACTAGGTAGATCGGAAACCTCTAGGCAATATAAAGAAAAATATATAAAAGATTCAAATTTTCACTACTTTTCTTTAAAAGACAAAAATATACTAAGTATAAAATCTCAAATTAAAGACTATGTGAGTGAGTTCAATATGAATTCCATATTTATTAATTCAGCATGGCATGGTGATAAATCACTCTCAGATGGGAACTTATCTGAACAAATTGCAAATATTTATTTATCTAATGACGCAATTAAATTAGCAACAGAAATTAGATGTGATAAATTTTTGTATATTGGAAGTGTTTTTGAAAATTATATTGATAAATTTACTAATAGTAATTGGTATGAACATAAATATAATTTCAAAGATCAATTAAATTATTCTTTAGCAAAAAATATTTGTAGAGATTTTAATAGACTGGTCTCATATTTACAAAAAATTGAATATATTCATTGCTCATTTTCAGTATTTATTGATCAAGATTTAAGTGGCAAAGGATATATACCTTCAACCCTAAAAAAAATATCGAAAGGATTAGAATATAGTGAACCTGAGAATAAGGAACTTTTTGATATTACTTTATTAGATGAAGGTTGTGAGGCTATATATTTGTTAAGTCAGAAGGCCAAAATCAATAAGAATTACTATATTGGTACTTCATTTCCAAAAACATTAAAAGATATATTTATTACTTTTGAAGAAGCAAAATTAAAAAAACATAAAAGTCATGAAATATTATATGAGTCACCTTATAATGATTTATTTTGTATTAATAACCTTGAAAAAGATATCGGTTATAAACCAACAAAAACTTTTAACAAATTTTCCTTTGAATTTTTTAATAAATGA